In Methanobrevibacter ruminantium, the following proteins share a genomic window:
- a CDS encoding PfkB family carbohydrate kinase — MTLVLIGPACEDLIIIGDEESSKVGGASFFQSFVYEEFYNDYLAVVNASNADLIDEFPNKSKVKLILKDDTHHFINEYPNKDNLDMRKQSTNFADIPILADEIKNILDECEIDDRDIDAFVLTPLNSNDFPIETLEFLKTFEVPIFISLQGFLRFKDENNSMVLKLSDDLKYVFDISDTIFMDEGEFDIIKCGKFEGSTFVVTNGSRGSRIVDSNDTTIKINAVKCDDIVDATGCGDTYMAAYISARLKNKTFKNSADFASMIASQKLENFGPYRKS; from the coding sequence ATGACACTTGTATTAATTGGACCAGCATGTGAAGATCTAATAATAATTGGAGATGAGGAAAGCTCTAAAGTAGGTGGAGCCAGCTTTTTCCAAAGCTTTGTTTATGAAGAGTTTTACAATGATTACTTAGCAGTAGTGAATGCTTCAAATGCTGACTTGATTGATGAATTCCCAAATAAGTCAAAAGTAAAGCTAATTTTAAAGGATGATACTCATCATTTCATTAATGAATATCCTAATAAGGATAATCTGGATATGAGAAAGCAATCAACCAACTTTGCAGATATACCTATACTTGCTGATGAGATAAAGAATATTCTTGATGAATGTGAAATTGATGATCGTGATATTGATGCATTTGTCCTGACACCACTTAACAGCAATGACTTTCCAATTGAAACTTTGGAATTTCTGAAAACTTTTGAAGTTCCAATATTTATTTCACTTCAAGGTTTTTTAAGATTCAAGGATGAAAACAATTCGATGGTATTAAAACTATCCGATGACCTAAAATATGTTTTTGATATAAGTGATACAATTTTCATGGATGAAGGCGAATTTGATATCATAAAATGTGGAAAATTTGAAGGTTCAACATTTGTTGTAACAAATGGAAGTAGAGGTTCAAGAATTGTTGATAGTAATGACACAACTATTAAAATAAATGCAGTTAAATGTGATGATATTGTAGATGCTACTGGATGTGGTGATACTTATATGGCTGCATATATATCAGCAAGATTAAAAAACAAAACTTTTAAAAATTCTGCAGATTTTGCATCAATGATAGCAAGTCAAAAATTGGAAAATTTTGGACCATATAGAAAATCATAA
- a CDS encoding YgjV family protein, with amino-acid sequence MDILSLPLNIIIGNIISFFASIALILSCVVNDKREAYKYQVIEALILTVSSAFFLSWTGILTMLIAAARNYLVMNEKLTSKLAIMFIIITLIICPIINTMGLIGLLPMIGIIQLTICNYYLKTIKWIKVAFIVNVLIYAVYFIGIYDIVSCLTQVITALIGFVSLFKLIKEESEKR; translated from the coding sequence ATGGATATTTTAAGTTTGCCCCTTAACATCATCATTGGAAACATAATATCTTTTTTTGCATCAATTGCACTTATCTTAAGTTGCGTAGTCAATGATAAAAGAGAGGCATATAAATATCAGGTTATTGAAGCGCTTATTCTTACTGTTTCCTCTGCTTTTTTCCTTTCATGGACAGGAATACTTACAATGCTCATTGCAGCGGCAAGGAATTACTTGGTTATGAATGAAAAGCTTACTTCCAAATTAGCAATAATGTTCATTATAATTACCCTAATCATTTGTCCAATAATAAATACAATGGGCCTGATTGGACTATTGCCTATGATTGGAATCATACAGCTTACCATTTGCAACTATTACTTGAAAACAATCAAATGGATTAAGGTAGCATTTATTGTTAATGTTTTAATCTATGCAGTTTACTTTATAGGAATATATGATATTGTATCATGTCTTACTCAAGTGATTACAGCCCTTATAGGATTTGTTTCATTATTTAAGTTAATTAAAGAAGAAAGTGAGAAAAGATGA
- a CDS encoding bile acid:sodium symporter family protein: protein MKIFFKLVEKYFFIIILLAVFIAITIPSSFNWVMEEFMGVNIINVLLGIILFGMGTTLKIDHFVNVFKRPKEILIGVSTQYLLMPLIAFAIASLFHLNEALAVGLVLVGTVPGGTASDVITFLAKGDLALSVSLTAVSTVISPILTPIITLILIGNTIAFNPVDMFISIVQIVIIPIGLGLFLNYKFPDFCEELKDYLPALSSVVIAIIVAGVIGVNKEAIISSSLVIIAVIVLQYFIAMALGFVIAYISGMKRKQMITIAIELAFQNSGLSTSLAKTHFPALTLATVPGALYSVWQNFAGSILAYVFTKYFSNEE from the coding sequence ATGAAAATATTTTTTAAATTAGTTGAGAAATATTTCTTTATAATTATTCTACTTGCTGTATTTATTGCCATAACCATTCCAAGTTCATTTAATTGGGTTATGGAAGAGTTTATGGGAGTAAATATAATAAATGTTCTTTTAGGAATCATTCTCTTTGGAATGGGTACAACACTAAAAATAGATCACTTTGTAAATGTATTCAAAAGGCCTAAAGAGATTCTAATTGGAGTCAGTACCCAATATTTGCTGATGCCTCTTATAGCATTTGCAATTGCAAGTCTTTTTCACTTGAATGAAGCATTGGCTGTTGGGCTTGTTCTTGTTGGAACAGTTCCTGGTGGAACAGCATCTGATGTAATTACCTTCTTAGCAAAAGGGGATTTGGCCCTTTCAGTATCCCTTACTGCAGTATCCACTGTAATTTCACCTATCTTAACTCCAATTATCACATTGATTCTAATTGGAAATACAATAGCATTCAATCCTGTTGATATGTTCATTTCTATTGTGCAGATTGTAATTATTCCAATAGGTTTAGGATTGTTCCTCAATTATAAATTCCCAGACTTTTGTGAGGAATTGAAGGATTACTTGCCTGCATTGTCTTCTGTTGTGATAGCAATTATCGTTGCTGGTGTGATTGGTGTAAACAAGGAAGCAATTATCAGTTCATCCCTTGTAATAATTGCAGTGATTGTTTTGCAATATTTCATAGCAATGGCTTTAGGATTTGTAATAGCTTATATTTCTGGAATGAAAAGAAAGCAGATGATTACAATTGCAATAGAACTTGCTTTCCAGAATTCAGGGTTATCTACAAGCCTTGCTAAAACACATTTCCCAGCATTGACTTTAGCGACAGTTCCTGGTGCATTGTATTCTGTATGGCAAAACTTTGCAGGATCAATTCTTGCATATGTCTTTACAAAATATTTTAGTAATGAAGAGTAA